In the genome of Monodelphis domestica isolate mMonDom1 chromosome 2, mMonDom1.pri, whole genome shotgun sequence, one region contains:
- the SDE2 gene encoding splicing regulator SDE2, with protein MAAERPVLVCGPGRECWAAPWSSARGSVRDFICSYCQHRGIPVDYFYVKCNGQLTNTEDMVQYGAVYSLEPRLCGGKGGFGSMLRALGAQIEKTTNREACRDLSGRRLRDVNHEKAMAEWVKQQAEREAEKEQRRLERLQRKLVEPKHHFTSPDYQQQCHEMAERLEDSVLKGMQAASSKMVSPEISDNRKRPSEPEIIGGNKSRKRKCFWMGMEGLEDAAGSSDDGDSEEVPSTSGMSFHSPNDCHSNADKSAESMSCKDSVGMSPGISVSEKLQVPTVNSEAIAITEVCGELGEKPTQKQEKAEEMDVDRKISMEQEACVTGKKEETSTAQDREGETQRGTEGHPKEMNKSEESPTGNKDVQEPLNLLAFSSVAEMEVLGLDKLKLELMALGLKCGGTLQERAARLFSVRGLAKEQIDPSLFAKPSKGKKKKNS; from the exons ATGGCTGCTGAACGGCCCGTTTTGGTCTGTGGGCCCGGCCGTGAGTGCTGGGCAGCGCCGTGGTCTTCGGCTCGGGGTTCAGTACGGGATTTCATCTGCTCTTATTGCCAGCATCGG GGTATTCCAGTGGATTACTTCTATGTGAAGTGTAATGGACAGCTAACTAATACTGAAGATATGGTTCAATATGGAGCGGTTTATAGTTTGGAGCCCAGACTTTGTGGAGGAAAAGGAG GTTTTGGATCTATGCTTCGAGCACTTGGTGCTCagattgaaaaaacaactaatcgAGAAGCATGTCGAGATCTCAGTGGAAGGAGACTTCGAGATGTCAACCATGAAAAGGC AATGGCCGAATGGGTAAAACAGCAAGCTGAGCGAGAAGCAGAAAAAGAACAGAGACGCCTGGAGAGGCTGCAGCGGAAGCTAGTGGAACCAAAGCACCACTTTACCAGTCCTGACTATCAGCAGCAGTGTCATGAGATGGCTGAGCGCTTGGAGGACTCGGTCCTCAAAG GTATGCAGGCTGCCTCCAGCAAAATGGTGTCACCTGAAATTAGTGATAATAGGAAGCGACCTAGTGAACCTGAGATAATCGGTGGAAACAaatcaaggaaaaggaaatgctTTTG GATGGGCATGGAAGGACTGGAGGATGCTGCTGGAAGTTCAGATGATGGGGACAGTGAAGAAGTCCCCAGCACTTCAGGAATGAGCTTCCACTCACCAAATGACTGTCACAGTAATGCTGACAAGTCAGCAGAATCCATGAGTTGTAAGGATTCTGTAGGAATGAGTCCTGGCATCAGTGTATCAGAAAAACTACAGGTGCCCACAGTTAATTCTGAGGCCATTGCCATAACAGAAGTGTGTGGTGAGCTGGGTGAGAAGCCCACACAGAAGCAGGAGAAGGCAGAAGAGATGGATGTAGACAGAAAAATCAGCATGGAGCAGGAAGCATGTGtgacaggaaagaaagaagagaccaGTACAGCACAGGACAGGGAAGGAGAAACCCAAAGAGGGACTGAAGGACATCCAAAAGAGATGAACAAATCTGAGGAAAGTCCAACAGGAAACAAA gATGTTCAAGAACCTCTAAACCTTCTGGCATTCAGCTCAGTTGCAGAAATGGAAGTGTTGGGTTTGGATAAGCTTAAATTGGAACTAATGGCATTAGGACTTAAGTGTGGAGGCACCTTACAGGAAAGAGCAGCAAGACTCTTCTCTGTCAGAGGACTAGCAAAGGAACAGATAGATCCTAGCTTATTTGCCAAGCCTtctaaagggaagaagaaaaaaaattcataa